A genomic region of Melanotaenia boesemani isolate fMelBoe1 chromosome 13, fMelBoe1.pri, whole genome shotgun sequence contains the following coding sequences:
- the elapor1 gene encoding endosome/lysosome-associated apoptosis and autophagy regulator 1: protein MMTQDLTQLRHMRHYTYCSVILWLLFAQTVADLPMCKESDYHFEYTECDVLGSRWRVAVPNKADTCTGLPDPVKGTHCSFSCNEGEFLDMQSQQCQKCAAGTYSLGTGVAFEEWDSLPPGLVTHGVMTNEGHALTDCSNSTWKPKGDHIASNTDECTATLSYAVSLKKPGALSFEYFYPDNSIYFEFFVQNDKCQSTNSESRWMKISVNDWSQYKVELRNGNNVLFWRTTTYALQGSAVKPVLLKNIKISGVAYTSECFHCKPGTHNAKAGSAHCTPCPSDTYSNKGATVCHQCEQDKYAEPGSGSCKPRPACTHNDYFYTHTPCNSEGKTQLMYKWIEPKICSETMEGAIKLPASGEKQTCPPCNPGFFVTNTSTCEPCSMDSYSNGTVCTKCPVGTEPVMGFEYKWWNTMPTNMKSSVFHQEITNRSAAWEVAGEYVYTTPGDQDTDYLMLTLTVPGYRMPQSMAKDGERSELSSISFVFETVCTADCKFYFLAGYNKWNNNVVEQWKGSSRKQSYSYLIQNNSTVSFTWTFQRTEKFNTERKYSADVAKIYSIHITNVLRGVASQCHRCALASVKADSACVPCPPGHYMVSATGVCKSCPPNAIIRTSQPVGDAACVQCGPNTRRNYAHTACLSDCKLDVQTREGVLLHYDLTPLSNITGFDSSPRFTNKGLRYFHRFNLGLCGTESRVPASCVDNVTESGRVVKGYICQSTVVPSDIRSQSMVSSQPFLIGDSLIGVTTEMNLGDISSPLWLFPPFSGLPDVIFYYKSSDTTQACKQGRSATIRLRCNPTVTTKDHITLPSNCSEGTCDGCAFHFLWQSQHACPLCTKNHYREIVSACIQGIQKTTYVWQQPLQCYGGESLPAQKLSTCVTLDFWLKFGVSIGALAAVLLISISCYFWKKTRKLQYKYSKLMISSGGKECELPTADSCAIMEGEDAEDDLMDFTKKSFFTKIKSFSRERTSDGFDSVPLKSSSSRHQPEDEDSDDA, encoded by the exons ATGATGACGCAAGACCTGACACAACTGAGACACATGAGACACTACACTTACTGTAGTGTTATACTGTGGCTGCTTTTTGCGCAAACTGTTGCAGATTTACCCATGTGCAAAGAG TCAGATTATCACTTTGAGTACACTGAGTGTGACGTACTCGGTTCAAGATGGAGGGTGGCGGTTCCCAACAAAGCTGACACATGTACAGGCCTCCCAGATCCAGTCAAAGGCACTCACTGCA GCTTCTCCTGTAATGAGGGTGAGTTCCTTGACATGCAGTCTCAGCAGTGCCAGAAGTGTGCTGCAGGGACCTACTCTCTGGGCACCGGTGTGGCTTTTGAAGAGTGGGACAGTCTGCCACCTGGTTTAGTCACTCATGGGGTGATGACAAATGAGGGGCATGCTCTCACAGACTGCTCCAA CTCCACCTGGAAACCAAAGGGTGACCATATAGCGTCAAACACAGATGAGTGCACCGCAACCCTATCCTATGCTGTGAGCCTGAAAAAACCTGGAGCATTGTCTTTTGAGTATTTCTACCCTGACAACAGCATCTACTTTGAGTTCTTT GTTCAGAACGACAAGTGTCAGTCAACAAACTCTGAAAGCCGGTGGATGAAGATTTCAGTGAACGACTGGAGCCAATACAAG GTAGAACTGAGGAATGGCAACAATGTGCTGTTTTGGAGAACCACAACGTATGCTCTGCAGGGTAGTGCTGTCAAACCTGTGctgttaaaaaacattaaaatctcaG GGGTGGCCTATACATCTGAGTGTTTCCACTGCAAACCTGGCACCCACAATGCAAAAGCAGGATCTGCACACTGCACCCCCTGTCCTTCTGATACCTACTCCAACAAGGGTGCCACTGTTTGCCACCAGTGTGAACAAGACAAATATGCTG AACCTGGTTCTGGGAGCTGCAAGCCAAGACCTGCCTGTACACACAACGATTACTTCTACACTCACACCCCCTGTAACTCTGAGGGAAAG ACTCAGCTCATGTACAAGTGGATTGAACCAAAGATCTGCAGTGAGACTATGGAAGGAGCAATAAAGCTTCCGGCATCAGGGGAGAAGCAAACCTGTCCACCATGCAACCCAGGCTTCTTTGTCACCAACACCTCCACCTGTGAGCCCTGCAGCATGGATTCCTATTCAAATGGAACAG TTTGCACAAAGTGCCCTGTTGGTACAGAGCCAGTGATGGGCTTTGAGTACAAATGGTGGAACACAATGCCAACAAACATGAAGAGCTCCGTCTTCCATCAAGAAATCACCAACAGGAGCGCTG CTTGGGAGGTGGCTGGAGAGTATGTCTACACCACCCCGGGAGATCAGGATACTGACTACCTGATGCTCACACTCACTGTTCCAGGATACAG GATGCCTCAGTCCATGGCCAAAGACGGTGAAAGGAGTGAATTATCGTCCATCTCCTTCGTCTTTGAGACTGTTTGCACAGCAGACTGCAAGTTTTATTTTCTGGCG GGGTACAATAAGTGGAACAACAATGTGGTGGAGCAGTGGAAAGGTAGCAGCAGGAAGCAGTCGTACTCCTACCTGATCCAGAACAACAGCACCGTCAGCTTCACCTGGACGTTTCAACGGACTGAGAAATTCAATACG GAGAGAAAATACAGTGCTGACGTTGCAAAGATCTACTCCATCCACATTACCAATGTGCTCAGAGGTGTGGCTTCTCAGTGTCACCGTTGTGCTCTGGCATCTGTTAAAGCCGACTCCGCCTGTGTTCCCTGCCCACCAGGACACTACATGGTCAGTGCGACAGGGGTGTGTAAGAGCTGCCCACCAAATGCCATCATCAGGACCAGTCAGCCTGTTGGAGATGCTGCTTGTGTTCAATGTGGACCAAACACAAGGAGAAATTAT GCCCACACAGCTTGTCTCAGTGATTGCAAGTTAGATGTTCAGACAAGAGAAGGGGTCCTGCTACACTATGACCTCACCCCCTTGTCCAACATCACTGGTTTTGACAGCAGCCCCCGCTTCACCAACAAAGGCCTCCGATATTTCCATCGCTTTAATTTGGGTCTGTGTGGGACAGAG AGCCGAGTACCAGCCTCCTGTGTGGACAATGTAACAGAGAGCGGGAGAGTGGTTAAAGGTTACATCTGTCAGTCCACTGTAGTTCCCTCTGACATCAGGAGTCAGAGCATGGTGTCCTCCCAGCCCTTCCTCATTGGTGACTCGCTCATTG gTGTGACTACTGAGATGAACCTGGGTGATATCTCATCTCCGCTATGGTTGTTCCCTCCATTTTCAGGCCTGCCAGATGTCATATTCTACTACAA gtCCAGTGATACAACTCAAGCTTGTAAACAAGGCAGGTCAGCCACCATCAGACTTCGATGCAACCCCACAGTCACAACTAAAGATCACATCACACTCCCAAG TAACTGCTCTGAGGGGACATGTGACGGTTGCGCTTTCCATTTCTTGTGGCAGAGCCAGCATGCATGTCCTCTATGCACTAAAAACCACTACAGAGAGATCGTCAGTGCTTGCATCCAAGGAATACAG AAAACCACCTATGTGTGGCAGCAGCCTCTGCAGTGTTATGGGGGAGAGTCACTGCCTGCACAAAAACTCAGCACTTGTGTGACTCTGGATTTCTGGTTGAAGTTTGGTGTTTCCATAGGAGCACTGGCTGCTGTGCTCCTCATTAGTATCAGCTGTTATTTTTGGAAAAAGACACGCAA GCTGCAGTATAAGTACTCCAAGTTAATGATAAGTTCTGGAGGTAAAGAGTGTGAGCTGCCCACTGCTGACAGCTGTGCAATAATGGAGGGAGAGGATGCAGAGGATGATCTCATGGACTTCACCAAGAAATCCTTCTTCACAAAAATTAAGTCTTTCTCACGAGAG AGGACATCAGATGGATTTGACTCAGTTCCACTCAAGTCATCATCTTCACGTCACCAACCAGAGGATGAGGATTCTGATGATGCTTAA
- the mapk14a gene encoding mitogen-activated protein kinase 14A isoform X2, with amino-acid sequence MSHKERPKFYRQEVNKTIWEVPERYQNLSPVGSGAYGSVCSAYDMKTGLKIAVKKLSRPFQSIIHAKRTYRELRLLKHMKHENVIGLLDVFTPSTCLKDFTDVYLVTHLMGADLNNIVKCQKLTDDHVQFLIYQILRGLKYIHSADIIHRDLKPGNLAVNEDCELKILDFGLARHTDDEMTGYVATRWYRAPEIMLNWMHYNMTVDIWSVGCIMAELLTGRTLFPGTDHINQLQQIMRLTGTPPATLINRMPSQEARNYISSLPNMPKRNFADVFIGANPQAVDLLEKMLVLDTDKRITAAEALAHPYFSQYHDPEDEPEAEPYDQSFESRELEIDEWKRLTYEEMCSFEPPIFDEDDME; translated from the exons ATGTCGCACAAAGAGAGACCCAAGTTTTACCGACAAGAGGTCAACAAGACGATATGGGAAGTCCCGGAGCGGTACCAGAACCTGTCCCCGGTAGGCTCTGGCGCCTACGGATCCGTTTG CTCTGCATATGATATGAAGACGGGTTTGAAGATCGCTGTGAAGAAACTGTCTCGTCCATTTCAGTCCATCATCCATGCCAAAAGAACATACAGAGAGCTGCGATTGCTCAAACACATgaagcatgaaaat gttaTTGGCCTTTTGGACGTCTTCACCCCTAGTACTTGTTTAAAGGATTTCACCGATGT GTATCTTGTGACTCATCTAATGGGGGCCGATCTCAACAACATTGTGAAATGTCAGAAACTCACAGATGACCATGTGCAGTTCCTCATATACCAGATCCTCAGAGGATTAAAG TACATCCACTCAGCAGACATCATTCACAGA GATTTGAAACCTGGTAACCTGGCAGTGAATGAAGACTGTGAGCTGAAG ATTTTGGACTTTGGCTTGGCGCGGCACACTGACGATGAGATGACCGGCTACGTGGCAACCCGTTGGTACCGTGCCCCTGAGATCATGTTGAACTGGATGCATTACAATATGACTG tggaTATTTGGTCAGTGGGGTGTATTATGGCAGAACTTCTCACTGGCAGAACTCTGTTTCCTGGCACGGACC ATATAAACCAGCTTCAGCAGATAATGCGTCTGACAGGAACACCCCCAGCAACTCTAATAAACAGGATGCCTAGCCAAGAG GCCAGGAATTATATCAGCTCCTTACCCAACATGCCCAAGAGGAATTTTGCTGATGTATTCATTGGTGCCAACCCACAAG cTGTGGACCTCCTGGAGAAAATGTTGGTTCTGGATACAGACAAGCGGATTACAGCTGCTGAGGCTCTGGCACACCCTTACTTTTCTCAGTACCACGACCCAGAAGACGAGCCCGAGGCGGAGCCATATGACCAGAGCTTTGAAAGCAGAGAGCTGGAGATCGATGAGTGGAAAC GATTAACATACGAGGAAATGTGTAGTTTTGAGCCGCCTATCTTTGATGAAGATGACATGGAGTAA
- the mapk14a gene encoding mitogen-activated protein kinase 14A isoform X1, which translates to MSHKERPKFYRQEVNKTIWEVPERYQNLSPVGSGAYGSVCSAYDMKTGLKIAVKKLSRPFQSIIHAKRTYRELRLLKHMKHENVIGLLDVFTPSTCLKDFTDVYLVTHLMGADLNNIVKCQKLTDDHVQFLIYQILRGLKYIHSADIIHRDLKPGNLAVNEDCELKILDFGLARHTDDEMTGYVATRWYRAPEIMLNWMHYNMTVDIWSVGCIMAELLTGRTLFPGTDHIDQLKLIMMLVGTPGPELLMKISSESARNYISSLPNMPKRNFADVFIGANPQAVDLLEKMLVLDTDKRITAAEALAHPYFSQYHDPEDEPEAEPYDQSFESRELEIDEWKRLTYEEMCSFEPPIFDEDDME; encoded by the exons ATGTCGCACAAAGAGAGACCCAAGTTTTACCGACAAGAGGTCAACAAGACGATATGGGAAGTCCCGGAGCGGTACCAGAACCTGTCCCCGGTAGGCTCTGGCGCCTACGGATCCGTTTG CTCTGCATATGATATGAAGACGGGTTTGAAGATCGCTGTGAAGAAACTGTCTCGTCCATTTCAGTCCATCATCCATGCCAAAAGAACATACAGAGAGCTGCGATTGCTCAAACACATgaagcatgaaaat gttaTTGGCCTTTTGGACGTCTTCACCCCTAGTACTTGTTTAAAGGATTTCACCGATGT GTATCTTGTGACTCATCTAATGGGGGCCGATCTCAACAACATTGTGAAATGTCAGAAACTCACAGATGACCATGTGCAGTTCCTCATATACCAGATCCTCAGAGGATTAAAG TACATCCACTCAGCAGACATCATTCACAGA GATTTGAAACCTGGTAACCTGGCAGTGAATGAAGACTGTGAGCTGAAG ATTTTGGACTTTGGCTTGGCGCGGCACACTGACGATGAGATGACCGGCTACGTGGCAACCCGTTGGTACCGTGCCCCTGAGATCATGTTGAACTGGATGCATTACAATATGACTG tggaTATTTGGTCAGTGGGGTGTATTATGGCAGAACTTCTCACTGGCAGAACTCTGTTTCCTGGCACGGACC ACATTGATCAGTTGAAGTTAATCATGATGCTCGTCGGAACACCAGGGCCAGAGCTCTTGATGAAAATATCTTCAGAGTCT GCCAGGAATTATATCAGCTCCTTACCCAACATGCCCAAGAGGAATTTTGCTGATGTATTCATTGGTGCCAACCCACAAG cTGTGGACCTCCTGGAGAAAATGTTGGTTCTGGATACAGACAAGCGGATTACAGCTGCTGAGGCTCTGGCACACCCTTACTTTTCTCAGTACCACGACCCAGAAGACGAGCCCGAGGCGGAGCCATATGACCAGAGCTTTGAAAGCAGAGAGCTGGAGATCGATGAGTGGAAAC GATTAACATACGAGGAAATGTGTAGTTTTGAGCCGCCTATCTTTGATGAAGATGACATGGAGTAA